The following coding sequences are from one Culex quinquefasciatus strain JHB chromosome 1, VPISU_Cqui_1.0_pri_paternal, whole genome shotgun sequence window:
- the LOC6032055 gene encoding aminopeptidase N, translated as MGQTSYLLLLVYTIVVLICSTESFGLPNTTIPSSYDVTLTVDLDRYRFFGSVKIAIDVLEATNSVTLNVKDLNISNVALTDSAGNNQELVDSVNQYDSEEVTFNFNSYLSAGSNYHMAIQFAGAIADDLKGLYRSSYYSGSEERFVATTFNAAAYARKIFPCYDEPHLKATFRLQIYHKPQFHALSNMHIERKIDPSTQDNLSLTVFAESPPMSTYLFAFVVSDFSRLEGGDKISAYAQPSVINSTEYALGFTRDAIGHLSRAFQRPYQLAKLDIVAVDDFLMGAMENWGLITYKTSRIVYRKGLDRTEKLQSVTKIVFHELIHQWFGNEVTCAWWSYVWLNEGFTTFLESYILSQMYPEWNLMDQFLVNEMHPVMERDVLPDTRAMTKEINSPAEIAGIYDFVVYPKAASVIRMFHSLVGATAFDQFLVDYLNDRSYNSSTEDDMIRVLQRTVDRHNVELPPIEDIVKSWTHNPSYPIVTITRDNADFASVTAEPGKTFYIPLNWISKSSKSGRDWMTNKEASKTIAFKNVKSDEWILANPHQYGYYRVNYDRKNWDLLTATMHADHRQIPLLSRAQLLDDALALVKDDALKIDVLLDLLNYLPKENDFVPLKAGFKVVRYLHRTLRGNDLYVNYHNHLVKLLGQVYDRMLLNTAGDHVSKLYQTEVRKIACELGVPRCLQDAIGMFEGFELIDPDLRAAVICGAMKGTENYNVWTTTVRRMVYIVRNFEEKRINAEEFEDILYGFGCSVSEERLESYLLLSMSTTDTLEQGDRIKMFNYIANSGVNGTNMALNRLNTDFNTIKRRYGSTTEIVSNLKYAISTPTQLQAFKVFMEKTTDPTLQPIVQGIYDVASKNIRWTEDNLPSIDKWLSGAANAAPVISKILLLLVAFTTVLRYLH; from the exons ATGGGGCAAACAAGCTACCTGCTGTTGTTGGTGTACACAATTGTAGTGTTGATTTGTTCTACTGAATCCTTTGGATTACCAAATACTACCATACCAAGCAGTTACGATGTAACGCTTACGGTAGATTTAGATCGATATCGATTCTTCGGCAGTGTTAAGATCGCGATCGATGTTCTTGAGGCAACCAATAGTGTAACCCTGAACGTGAAGGATCTGAACATTTCCAATGTAGCTCTGACTGATTCGGCGGGAAATAATCAAGAACTAGTAGATTCCGTGAATCAGTACGACTCAGAGGAGGTAACGTTCAACTTCAACTCTTATCTGAGTGCAGGGAGCAATTATCATATGGCAATTCAATTTGCCGGTGCCATCGCCGACGATCTCAAAGGACTGTATCGCAGCTCGTACTACAGCGGTTCGGAGGAAAG atttgttgCAACGACGTTCAACGCGGCGGCCTATGCGCGCAAAATTTTTCCTTGCTACGACGAGCCCCACCTGAAGGCCACGTTTAGGCTTCAAATTTACCACAAACCACAATTTCACGCACTTTCAAACATGCACATTGAGAGGAAAATCGACCC TTCCACCCAGGACAACCTGTCTCTGACAGTCTTCGCCGAATCTCCCCCGATGTCGACGTATCTGTTTGCCTTTGTCGTGTCGGACTTTAGCCGCCTGGAAGGGGGCGACAAGATCAGTGCGTACGCGCAGCCCAGCGTTATCAACTCGACCGAGTACGCGCTGGGATTTACGCGGGACGCCATTGGGCACCTGAGTCGCGCTTTTCAGCGACCCTATCAGCTCGCGAAGCTGGACATTGTGGCGGTGGATGATTTTCTGATGGGAGCGATGGAAAACTGGGGCCTCATTACGTACAA AACATCTCGGATCGTGTATCGGAAGGGTCTGGATCGAACTGAAAAGCTACAGTCCGTCACCAAGATTGTGTTTCACGAGCTGATTCATCAATGGTTTGGCAATGAGGTTACCTGTGCGTGGTGGTCGTACGTTTGGTTGAACGAAGGATTTACAACATTTCTCGAAAGTTACATTCTAAGCCAGATGTACCCGGAGTGGAATCTGATGGATCAGTTTTTGGTCAACGAGATGCATCCCGTCATGGAGAGAGACGTTCTGCCGGACACACGTGCGATGACTAAGGAGATCAACAGTCCGGCGGAAATTGCTGGCATTTATGACTTTGTTGTGTATCCTAAGGCAGCTTCAGTTATTCGAATGTTCCATTCGTTGGTGGGTGCGACGGCGTTTGATCAATTTTTGGTCGACTATTTGAATGATCGAAGTTACAATTCTTCCACGGAAGACGACATGATTCGCGTCCTGCAGAGAACGGTTGATCGGCACAACGTCGAGTTGCCACCGATTGAGGACATTGTTAaaagttggactcacaatccgtcGTATCCGATTGTAACAATTACCAGGGATAATGCAGACTTTGCAAGTGTTACAGCCGAACCAGGAAAAACATTCTACATTCCTCTGAACTGGATATCGAAGAGTAGCAAATCTGGCCGCGATTGGATGACAAATAAAGAGGCTAGCAAAacaattgcttttaaaaatgtaaaatctgACGAATGGATTCTCGCCAATCCCCACCAGTATGGATACTACAGAGTTAACTATGACAGAAAGAATTGGGATCTTCTGACTGCTACAATGCATGCAGATCACCGGCAGATTCCTCTGCTTAGCCGGGCACAACTATTGGACGACGCGTTAGCTTTAGTTAAAGACGACGCTCTGAAGATCGATGTCTTGTTGGATCTCTTGAATTACCTTCCCAAAGAAAACGATTTTGTCCCACTAAAAGCAGGCTTCAAAGTGGTCCGGTACTTGCATCGAACTCTGCGTGGAAATGATCTCTACGTGAACTACCACAACCACCTTGTCAAACTTCTCGGACAAGTGTACGATCGTATGCTGCTCAACACGGCCGGGGACCACGTGTCCAAGTTGTACCAAACAGAGGTGCGGAAGATTGCTTGCGAGCTGGGTGTTCCGAGATGTTTGCAGGACGCGATAGGAATGTTCGAAGGATTCGAGCTTATTGATCCGGACCTGCGAGCGGCCGTGATTTGTGGTGCGATGAAGGGGACTGAGAATTACAACGTTTGGACCACGACGGTGCGAAGGATGGTGTACATTGTGAGGAACTTTGAAGAGAAGCGAATCAATGCGGAGGAGTTTGAGGATATTTTGTACGGATTTGGATGTTCGGTGAGCGAGGAAAGATTGGAGAGTTATTTGCTTCTTTCGATGTCTACTACTGACACTTTGGAGCAGGGTGATCggatcaaaatgttcaattacaTTGCGAACAGTGGAGTCAACGGAACCAACATGGCTCTGAATCGGCTTAACACTGATTTTAATACAATTAAAAGGAGATACGGATCGACGACGGAAATTGTCAGTAACTTAAAGTATGCGATCAGCACACCAACTCAACTACAagcttttaaagttttcatgGAGAAAACCACGGATCCCACGCTTCAACCGATAGTGCAAGGAATTTACGACGTTGCAAGCAAAAACATTCGTTGGACTGAAGACAATTTGCCAAGCATTGACAAGTGGCTTTCTGGCGCTGCGAACGCCGCTCCTGTTATCTCCAAGATTCTGCTTCTGCTAGTAGCATTTACTACCGTTTTACGTTACTTGCATTAA
- the LOC6032057 gene encoding serine protease Hayan → MLVHFVLLVWISLMVRPGKAQNFEHHEASHVALIGWTHAGGIKFDCTGSYIGKNMIMTGARCLERNGTRADVVRLGAAIGSPRDFAIKDVIVHYRYQAEYYYHNMAIVYLKEEPQSVSKIFKPACILSTLPTPATQIHLIGRDAEGVFQKTAVELVDSDKCHEYYSPTKKFKYGALLVCCMCARSTTTTTKCASELSAPMQTIVEKNGKRVPFLVGQKTIGRSCGSKIPGIYTRLSSDGHFPWIATIAGIDFANHDACFERY, encoded by the exons atgttggtgcattttgttttgcttgtgtGGATTTCTCTAATGGTTCGGCCAG GTAAAGCTCAGAACTTTGAACACCACGAGGCGTCCCACGTGGCTCTCATCGGTTGGACTCACGCCGGTGGGATCAAGTTTGACTGCACGGGATCGTACATCGGCAAGAACATGATCATGACCGGCGCGCGCTGTCTCGAACGCAACGGAACACGTGCCGACGTCGTACGGCTTGGTGCAGCCATCGGATCCCCGCGGGATTTCGCCATCAAGGATGTGATTGTCCACTATCGGTACCAGGCCGAGTACTACTATCACAACATGGCAATCGTATACCTAAAAGAGGAACCTCAGAGTGTTTCGAAGATCTTCAAGCCGGCCTGCATCCTGTCCACCCTTCCAACCCCAGCCACGCAAATTCACCTGATCGGCAGGGACGCCGAAGGTGTGTTCCAGAAGACCGCCGTCGAGCTGGTCGATTCGGACAAATGCCACGAGTattacagtcccacgaaaaagTTCAAATATGGCGCCCTGTTGGTGTGCTGTATGTGTGCTAGaagtacgacgacgacgaccaagtGTGCG AGTGAACTGTCGGCGCCAATGCAGACGATCGTGGAGAAGAACGGCAAACGAGTGCCATTTTTGGTGGGACAGAAGACGATCGGACGATCGTGTGGGTCAAAGATTCCGGGGATTTACACGCGGCTCAGCTCGGATGGACACTTTCCATGGATTGCGACCATCGCGGGGATCGACTTTGCCAATCACGACG ctTGTTTCGAGCGCTATTGA
- the LOC6032053 gene encoding uncharacterized protein LOC6032053, whose protein sequence is MYKLIALLALLVNVCLALPPAERNRRELTSLRLPNTTVPTHYDLYLDTDVHLGVMEYSGNVRISITILEDTNQIVLHSLRNVIHRLELSSNQLPVPVEGFELDAEKEFLVITTSNVLVAGTYYVLDIDFSNSLDRDDKAGFYVSSYETEEGETRYLGVTQFEPCDARTAFPCYDEPSIKTTYNIKIACGLDYNAKANSPALGVQILPGGKKVTTFQTTPRMQSYIVAFLVSDFITERQISKEPHQIAVSTLARPTAAHLLSYSVDASVKFLRTMEEYFGQSYAMSKMDNVAVNDDHFWAGAMENWGLVTYRESAILFDPETQPDSDKVGIVSIIAHEYVHQFFGNLLAPKWWSFVWLNEGFANLYQFYLADISHPETNMRSRFGGVREAALRNDGDPTIRAMTHYVEDRNEVKRLFDGIAYSKSASVLHMFNYVFTETTFQKGLRYYIQQNKDNGVVEDQDLFDSLQQAVVEDARLPLSLTMHEMFSSWSNQPGAPLVTVTRVGTTNEYLFTQERFFTDPQETAPSQTWWIPITYSTSSGAGIFWMPPGVSGVSYEIVGEQIMFDPESTGYYRINYDPQTWTNLIYDLYENTDSIPRLSRSRLIDDSMQLAHAGKLDYGTAFKVIDYLQEETEFIPWATAASNFEYLHRMLRHDEEALQDLENYVAQLAEKLLFEYGYDSVKGESADAHDARMIALRWACNNNQQCREAASKRIETMRKRSSFVINSKSDQQMMCNELRRINYGEYATMVENLRSMHDQRTRSIMIDAITCAEDKTVINDLLVSLNSNDFKEIEKLQIIQNMFKNSNVGLNTVMEMLSGPEYLSKINLSNRTLPKLLQTLADYVVEPAAANKLIALVERETPTQLLAVQAKLRANQSWIQRNAAIVSSMLKNPAQVDLPYLPGWRLVLLEMYFKSFYIGLLLWVTVCEGFESYRLPNTTKPTHYDLFIDTNIHEGDLDYNGTVKIYIDILQDTKQIVLHSSRSTLVNVELKNSDLLNIPVIKYDTEIEKDFLIVHVASELKNGSSVVLEIDFVNSINRTDQKGFYRTSYTTDENVVKYAGLTQFQACDARSAFPCYDEPGIKTTFDVRITCGNDYHARANAGIASVTMLSDKKKLVKFKRSPKMQTYLLAFLVSDYAVKRDYANSTKRITVQSLARPSQADQLNYSVDAAVKLIDELQSYFDHPYELDKIDNVAIRNTDYSEGAMENWGLVTYLESYLLVGAASSESAKRDVVIVIAHEFAHQFFGNLLAPKWWSYLWLNEGFATLYEYYLADRTHPHLLIKDRFTVVALQEALQKDSSITVRPMTHYVETVPEIGRLFDSIAYAKSGSVLRMMLYVLGEQTFVKGLRHYIKKNQNSVVEPSDLYNSLQNATTEHQSLPTSLTIATVMESWTNQPGAPVVTVERVADSNEFKFTQKRFYHTPSPPENNQTWWIPIFVYTNSSEGAYGDKPLFWIPQGTSAMTRKIPIEENDVFILNPGQLGYYRVNYDKATWNSLVETLESSPETLDSATRGQLIDDSMNLANAGMLDHEMSFKILDHLRNSTDFLPWKSAYRSILELDKMLATDNDALNLLHQYIIQLSTKLFESYGMKERVGENTNDHDARLIAVDLSCRVGQQKCTEYAAAKKTNILDQRTHRLVIRSETEQRWYCNALRTARELEVELFQEALEMEEDSQARSYLINSLACVRDRVLLEQVMEYVAEQVGTNELYRFMGAAAEDSAAGMNAVIGFLTERRNQMDDFFSNTRAVERLICKLAEKIVDRTSADRLLMLAKVLRIAPDLEANLSGKLDEQIHWKERNVPLVRAALERYQP, encoded by the exons ATGTACAAGCTTATTGCGCTACTCGCGCTCCTCGTCAACGTTTGCCTAGCGTTGCCACCGGCAGAACGCAATCGGAGGGAGTTGACTTCACTGAGGCTGCCCAACACGACCGTTCCGACGCACTATGATTTGTATCTGGACACGGATGTGCACCTTGGGGTGATGGAGTACTCCGGTAATGTGCGCATCAGTATTACGATCCTGGAGGATACGAACCAGATTGTCCTGCACAGTTTGCGCAACGTTATTCATCGATTAGAGTTGTCCAGCAACCAGCTTCCGGTTCCGGTTGAAGGTTTTGAGTTGGATGCGGAGAAGGAGTTTTTGGTCATTACAACCAGCAACGTGTTGGTGGCTGGGACGTACTACGTTTTGGATATTGACTTTAGTAACAGTTTGGATCGTGATGATAAAGCTGGGTTCTACGTTTCTTCGTACGAAACCGAGGAAGGAGAAACCAG ATATCTCGGGGTAACCCAATTTGAGCCATGCGATGCCCGAACCGCATTCCCGTGCTACGATGAACCGAGCATTAAAACGACTTACAACATCAAGATTGCCTGCGGACTGGATTACAACGCCAAAGCCAACTCTCCAGCACTCGGAGTACAGATTCT TCCTGGTGGCAAGAAAGTGACCACCTTCCAAACCACCCCCCGGATGCAGTCATACATAGTGGCCTTCCTCGTGTCGGATTTCATCACCGAGCGTCAGATCAGCAAAGAACCGCACCAGATTGCCGTCTCGACGCTGGCTCGTCCCACCGCGGCTCACCTGCTGTCGTACTCGGTCGATGCCTCGGTGAAATTCCTGCGCACGATGGAGGAATACTTTGGCCAGAGCTACGCCATGTCCAAGATGGACAACGTGGCCGTCAATGATGACCACTTTTGGGCCGGAGCCATGGAAAACTGGGGGCTGGTGACGTATCGGGAATCGGCTATTCTGTTCGATCCGGAAACGCAACCGGACAGTGACAAAGTGGGAATTGTGTCGATCATCGCTCACGAGTACGTGCACCAGTTCTTCGGAAACCTGCTGGCCCCCAAGTGGTGGTCGTTTGTTTGGCTCAACGAGGGATTTGCCAATTTGTATCAGTTTTATCTGGCCGACATC AGTCATCCGGAAACCAACATGCGCTCACGATTCGGAGGAGTGCGTGAGGCCGCGTTGCGAAACGATGGAGATCCCACTATCCGAGCAATGACGCACTACGTTGAGGATCGAAATGAAGTTAAGAGACTATTCGATGGGATCGCTTATTCCAAAT ctgCCAGTGTCCTGCACATGTTCAACTACGTCTTTACTGAAACGACGTTCCAGAAAGGACTTAGATATTACATTCAGCAAAA CAAAGACAACGGAGTGGTCGAAGACCAGGACCTCTTCGACAGCCTGCAGCAAGCAGTCGTAGAAGACGCTAGACTTCCGCTCAGCCTTACGATGCACGAGATGTTCAGCTCGTGGTCCAACCAGCCCGGTGCTCCTCTTGTGACAGTGACCCGCGTGGGCACTACCAACGAGTACCTCTTCACACAGGAGCGATTCTTTACTGATCCACAAGAAACCGCGCCCTCTCAGACTTGGTGGATTCCCATCACGTACTCCACGTCGAGTGGTGCTGGCATCTTCTGGATGCCCCCGGGGGTGTCCGGAGTGAGTTATGAAATCGTCGGTGAACAGATAATGTTTGATCCCGAAAGTACCGGGTATTACCGTATAAATTACGATCCCCAAACCTGGACGAACCTTATCTACGACCTGTACGAAAACACCGACTCGATTCCCAGACTATCAAGATCCAGGCTTATCGACGACTCGATGCAACTGGCGCATGCTGGAAAGCTAGACTATGGAACTGCCTTCAAAGTGATTGATTACCTCCAAGAAGAGACAGAATTCATCCCGTGGGCGACTGCCGCCTCCAATTTTGAGTACTTGCACCGAATGTTGCGACATGATGAAGAAGCGCTGCAAGATCTTGAGAACTATGTTGCACAACTAGCAGAAAAGCTGCTCTTTGAGTATGGCTATGATTCTGTCAAGGGAGAGTCCGCTGATGCTCATGATGCACGCATGATAGCTTTGCGATGGGCTTGCAACAATAATCAACAATGCCGAGAGGCAGCCTCCAAGCGGATTGAAACTATGAGAAAGAGATCTTCTTTCGTGATTAACTCCAAATCTGACCAACAAATGATGTGCAATGAATTGCGAAGGATTAACTATGGAGAATACGCAACTATGGTAGAAAACTTGAGAAGTATGCATGATCAGAGAACTCGTAGCATTATGATTGACGCGATTACCTGCGCTGAGGACAAGACTGTGATCAACGacttactagtttcactcaatTCCAATGACTTCAAAGAAATTgagaaacttcaaattattcaaaatatgttCAAGAATTCCAACGTGGGATTGAACACTGTCATGGAAATGCTCAGCGGTCCTGAATATTTGTCCAAAAT AAATCTATCAAATCGCACCTTGCCCAAACTGTTGCAGACCTTAGCAGATTACGTGGTCGAGCCTGCGGCTGCAAACAAGCTAATCGCCCTCGTCGAACGGGAAACACCCACTCAACTGCTCGCGGTTCAGGCTAAGCTACGCGCGAATCAAAGCTGGATCCAACGGAACGCGGCCATCGTTTCGAGCATGCTGAAGAATCCCGCCCAAGTGGACCTGCCGTA TTTGCCTGGATGGCGATTAGTTCTATTAGAAATGTATTTCAAATCATTCTATATTGGACTTTTGCTTTGGGTAACAGTATGTGAGGGATTCGAGAGTTATCGATTACCCAACACTACAAAGCCGACTCATTACGATTTGTTCATTGATACAAATATCCACGAGGGAGATCTGGATTACAATGGAACTGTGAAGATTTACATCGATATTCTGCAGGACACCAAACAAATTGTGCTGCATAGTTCGCGGAGTACTCTAGTGAATGTGGAGTTGAAAAACAGTGACCTATTGAATATCCCTGTGATTAAGTATGATACCGAAATCGAAAAGGATTTCCTAATTGTCCACGTAGCGAGTGAGTTGAAAAATGGCAGCAGTGTTGTGTTGGAAATCGACTTTGTCAACAGTATCAACCGAACGGATCAGAAGGGATTCTACCGTACGTCGTACACCACCGACGAAAATGTCGTCAAATATGCCGGCCTGACCCAGTTCCAGGCTTGCGACGCGAGGTCAGCGTTTCCTTGTTACGACGAACCTGGCATCAAAACCACATTCGATGTTCGAATTACGTGTGGGAATGACTATCACGCTAGGGCGAACGCCGGCATCGCTAGTGTTACTATGCT ATCCGACAAGAAAAAGTTGGTAAAGTTCAAGCGAAGCCCCAAGATGCAAACCTATCTTCTAGCTTTTCTGGTGTCGGACTATGCAGTCAAGCGAGATTACGCAAATTCTACCAAGAGAATAACCGTACAATCGCTGGCCCGTCCATCGCAAGCAGATCAGCTGAACTACTCGGTAGACGCCGCGGTAAAGTTGATCGATGAACTGCAGTCCTACTTTGACCACCCGTACGAGCTCGATAAAATCGACAACGTCGCGATTCGTAACACTGACTATTCGGAAGGGGCCATGGAGAACTGGGGTCTGGTCACATACCTGGAATCGTACCTACTGGTCGGCGCAGCGTCTTCGGAAAGTGCCAAAAGGGACGTGGTCATTGTGATTGCTCATGAGTTCGCACATCAGTTCTTTGGAAACTTGCTTGCACCCAAGTGGTGGTCATACCTGTGGCTTAACGAGGGATTTGCCACCTTGTACGAATACTACCTGGCCGATCGTACCCATCCACATTTACTGATTAAGGATCGATTCACGGTGGTGGCTTTGCAGGAAGCGTTGCAAAAAGATTCCAGCATTACGGTGAGACCGATGACGCATTACGTGGAGACTGTGCCCGAGATTGGCCGGCTTTTCGATAGTATTGCATATGCAAAGT CGGGTAGCGTCCTGCGTATGATGTTATACGTGCTTGGAGAGCAAACCTTTGTCAAGGGATTGAGACATTATATCAAGAAAAA TCAAAACTCCGTCGTAGAACCGTCCGATTTGTACAATAGCCTACAGAACGCAACCACGGAGCATCAATCACTACCAACTTCATTGACCATCGCTACAGTCATGGAAAGCTGGACCAATCAGCCGGGAGCTCCAGTGGTGACGGTAGAACGGGTAGCAgattccaacgagttcaaatttACCCAGAAGCGTTTCTACCACACTCCGAGCCCTCCCGAGAACAACCAAACCTGGTGGATCCCAATCTTTGTGTACACCAACAGCAGTGAAGGCGCATACGGCGATAAACCGTTGTTTTGGATTCCGCAAGGAACTTCTGCAATGACACGGAAGATTCCCATTGAGGAAAACGATGTCTTCATCCTGAATCCCGGTCAGTTGGGGTATTACCGCGTCAATTATGATAAAGCAACATGGAATAGTTTGGTTGAAACTCTTGAATCTTCGCCTGAAACCCTTGATTCCGCCACCCGAGGTCAGCTGATTGATGACTCGATGAATCTCGCCAACGCCGGTATGCTGGACCACGAGATGAGTTTCAAAATCTTGGATCACCTACGAAACAGCACTGACTTCCTTCCGTGGAAATCTGCCTATCGCAGCATACTCGAACTGGATAAAATGCTCGCCACGGATAACGACGCCCTAAACCTGCTGCATCAATACATCATTCAACTATCGACGAAGCTGTTCGAGTCTTACGGAATGAAGGAACGCGTCGGGGAGAACACGAACGATCACGATGCTCGCCTTATCGCGGTGGACTTGAGCTGCCGAGTTGGTCAGCAAAAGTGTACGGAATATGCCGCTGCTAAGAAGACGAACATCCTGGATCAACGAACGCACAGGCTGGTAATCCGATCGGAAACGGAGCAGCGCTGGTACTGTAATGCGCTGAGGACTGCCCGTGAACTGGAAGTCGAGTTGTTCCAGGAAGCGCTGGAGATGGAAGAAGATTCGCAGGCGCGATCCTACCTGATCAATTCGTTGGCTTGTGTACGAGATCGAGTGCTTTTGGAGCAAGTTATGGAGTACGTTGCCGAGCAGGTTGGAACTAATGAGCTGTACAGATTCATGGGAGCCGCCGCAGAGGACAGTGCTGCCGGAATGAATGCCGTAATTGGATTTTTGACTGAAAGAAGGAATCAAATGGATGATTT ctTCTCCAACACGAGGGCCGTCGAGCGGCTAATTTGCAAGCTGGCGGAGAAAATTGTGGACCGAACTAGTGCCGACAGGTTGCTGATGCTGGCGAAAGTTCTGCGCATCGCTCCCGACCTGGAGGCAAACCTCAGCGGTAAACTGGACGAGCAAATTCACTGGAAGGAGCGAAACGTCCCGTTGGTGCGGGCAGCGCTGGAACGGTACCAACCGTGA
- the LOC6032056 gene encoding serine protease snake, producing the protein MTTRIWTLLAAAAVAVVTIVDEGICKTLSPAEGSHVVQIGQKLANGKIEPVCGGSYIGKNVVVLGAHCFNRNGNAPDTVRFRNAYGGSTDLRISNFTLHYRYKTQFDYHNMAVAFLDRDPRTAINTVKPACVLKPHIKGNKSVQLIGLIGNQLDRVDLQTVSSEKCHEYYNPNRKLRFGVLLCCFCARNANLKNCTDQHSAPLQAIVVRSGKQVPFLIGHKSIGRSCGTNTPAVYTRYGSYYEWLETVTGISLDEKDCINRY; encoded by the exons ATGACGACGAGGATCTGGACGCTGTTGGCCGCGGCAGCTGTAGCTGTGGTGACGATCGTTGACGAGG GAATCTGCAAGACGCTCAGCCCGGCCGAAGGATCGCACGTG GTACAAATTGGTCAGAAGCTAGCAAACGGAAAGATCGAACCGGTTTGCGGTGGTTCCTACATCGGCAAAAATGTTGTGGTTCTAGGAGCTCACTGCTTCAATCGAAATGG CAATGCTCCAGACACGGTTCGCTTCCGAAATGCTTACGGTGGAAGCACCGATCTTCGCATCTCCAACTTTACCCTGCACTATCGCTACAAGACCCAATTTGACTACCACAACATGGCGGTCGCGTTCCTCGATCGTGACCCAAGGACCGCGATCAACACCGTCAAACCAGCCTGCGTACTCAAGCCACACATCAAGGGCAACAAATCGGTGCAACTGATCGGACTTATCGGCAACCAGCTGGACAGGGTGGATTTGCAGACAGTTTCGTCCGAAAAGTGTCACGAGTACTACAACCCAAACCGGAAGTTGCGATTCGGAGTTCTTCTGTGCTGTTTCTGCGCAAGAAATGCCAACCTTAAAAATTGCACG GATCAACACAGCGCACCGCTGCAGGCGATCGTCGTGCGCTCGGGCAAGCAGGTTCCGTTCCTGATCGGGCACAAGTCGATTGGGCGATCGTGCGGAACGAACACTCCGGCCGTGTACACCCGGTACGGTTCGTACTACGAGTGGCTTGAAACTGTAACCGGGATCAGTTTGGATGAGAAAG ATTGCATCAACCGATACTGA